The Oreochromis niloticus isolate F11D_XX linkage group LG2, O_niloticus_UMD_NMBU, whole genome shotgun sequence genome includes a region encoding these proteins:
- the LOC100690822 gene encoding endonuclease domain-containing 1 protein, producing the protein MWVGKNCYHAIAINEETSALVVGEIGKDFSRCPNFFYNKTPPQGVRAPRYQPICQRYRNQYHFASLYDRQRRVPLFSAYSLSPADGKRPKSVWMYEPQLAFSGASPEMKHFDTPVDQNVIESQAVLDDYRNSSFTKGHLNPSLHQKTLDNREATFTLTNIVPQKEGSNSGPWNKLENEVLNSFKMFCNGTMYVITGAMPYKSGDHWINNRVSVPEYMWSAYCCPSFKSDLLNNMKQFFPTYAAVGRNDPNSSEEIVPVNKNAKPSVRGYDVRRMPLENLEGILAKRLAMPISLFDKHCQA; encoded by the exons ATGTGGGTGGGTAAGAACTGTTACCACGCTATTGCTATAAATGAGGAAACCTCAGC CCTGGTTGTTGGCGAGATCGGCAAGGACTTCTCCCGCTGCCCTAATTTCTTCTATAATAAAACTCCCCCACAGGGTGTCAGGGCACCAAGATATCAGCCAATATGCCAGCGCTATAGAAACCAGTACCACTTTGCCAGCCTGTATGATCGTCAGCGTCGAGTGCCTTTGTTCTCTGCCTACAGTCTGAGTCCTGCTGATGGCAAACGACCCAAATCCGTTTGGATGTATGAACCGCAG TTGGCATTTTCCGGTGCCAGCCCAGAGATGAAGCATTTTGACACCCCTGTCGACCAGAATGTGATTGAAAGCCAGGCGGTGCTTGATGACTACAGGAACTCCAGCTTTACCAAGGGTCATCTCAATCCTAGCTTGCACCAGAAGACGCTCGACAACCGGGAAGCCACCTTTACCCTGACAAACATTGTCCCCCAAAAAGAAGGCTCCAACTCTGGACCCTGGAACAAACTGGAGAATGAGGTGTTGAATAGTTTCAAGATGTTCTGCAACGGGACCATGTACGTGATCACTGGGGCCATGCCATACAAATCTGGGGACCACTGGATTAATAACAGGGTGTCTGTTCCTGAATACATGTGGTCTGCCTACTGCTGCCCATCATTCAAATCTGATCTCCTTAATAATATGAAGCAGTTTTTCCCCACGTATGCTGCAGTTGGAAGAAACGACCCCAACAGCAGCGAGGAGATTGTGCCAGTTAATAAGAATGCGAAGCCCAGTGTGCGGGGCTATGATGTGAGGAGGATGCCGTTAGAGAACCTGGAGGGTATCCTGGCAAAAAGACTGGCCATGCCCATCAGTCTGTTTGATAAACACTGTCAGGCATAA
- the LOC102076938 gene encoding zinc finger protein 550, with protein sequence MMEESVTTFETHLTAVMDSLIRASVCEITKLFQETVNDYLVELSLNRKENEALKLRLRLTESKLRTERKYGMGWAANRRNAGLVAAAAPEEEAGGRQKRKLDVTRGKSKKGPAAAYGKTWPGGVWEEGGGGGGGGGAGGGGGGGGGSGGSGAAVGMVAGAGGRGGKEAKDMYLIQFPRDEEDEGGMVEEEEREGSLSGEGEEKANIKEEFAQTEGYQPASLRLIKEALKMHLPNQNLHAGSRAPSEGDLSDRPPTLHPGESEEENWKVGSAEPSEGGMTVDELRGLESALRAERGREQASQHDSEVVRGTEISLAPKYIGLDGMEQDGELEPQPPTLHKEDQIGQGRVKEGERLGVTGDVELRLGWSKKLRESDSAAVMPVEDVVEHGESEPPPHLSAPGSVWESAGEEDGGGDLLHFCPQCGGGFTSEAELEEHPCPLGGAHLQSSGAEDSLFPCAHCGNTFSHAWALKNHECACAAERPHCCEICGKRFTHSRSLERHHLVHTGERPHRCQHCGRSFSRLGNLERHQRIHTGERPYGCEACGKRFSRVEYLKRHQLIHNSEKATLQCSNCGRGFSDMEQLKNHQCF encoded by the exons ATGATGGAGGAATCGGTGACCACATTTGAGACGCATCTGACCGCCGTCATGGACAGCCTGATCCGCGCCTCGGTGTGCGAGATCACCAAACTCTTCCAGGAGACGGTGAACGACTACCTGGTGGAGCTGTCCCTCAACAGGAAGGAGAACGAGGCTCTCAAACTGCGGCTGAGGCTCACCGAGAGCAAACTGAGAACCGAGCGCAAGTACGGCATGGGCTGGGCTGCCAACCGCCGCAACGCCGGGCTGGTGGCGGCAGCAGCACCggaggaggaagctggaggCCGGCAGAAGAGAAAACTTGACGTGACTC GAGGCAAGTCAAAAAAGGGCCCAGCAGCAGCCTATGGCAAAACGTGGCCTGGAGGTGTGtgggaggaaggaggaggaggaggaggtggtggcggcgctggtggtggtggaggaggaggaggaggatcagGAGGAAGTGGAGCAGCTGTGGGCATGGTAGCAGGAGCGGGAGGAAGAGGGGGGAAGGAGGCCAAAGATATGTACCTCATCCAGTTCCCCCGGGATGAAGAAGACGAGGGAGGGATggtggaggaagaggaaaggGAGGGCAGCCTCAGCGGTGAGGGGGAGGAGAAGGCCAACATCAAAGAGGAG TTTGCCCAAACAGAGGGTTATCAGCCTGCCTCTCTCCGGCTAATCAAGGAAGCTTTGAAGATGCATCTGCCCAACCAGAACCTCCACGCTGGCTCCAGAGCCCCAAGTGAAG GAGATCTGTCAGACCGTCCCCCGACTCTTCATCCAGGAGAGAGTGAAGAGGAGAACTGGAAGGTGGGCTCTGCAGAACCATCAGAGGGGGGAATGACCGTGGATGAGCTGAGGGGCCTGGAGTCTGCGTTAAGGGCCGAAAGAGGCCGCGAGCAGGCTTCTCAACATGACTCAGAAGTGGTGCGTGGGACCGAGATCAGCTTGGCCCCTAAGTACATTGGTCTCGATGGAATGGAGCAGGATGGAGAGCTGGAGCCTCAGCCACCCACTCTGCACAAAGAGGACCAGATAGGACAAGGCAGGGTGAAGGAGGGCGAGAGGTTGGGAGTGACTGGGGACGTGGAGCTGAGGTTAGGCTGGTCAAAGAAGTTAAGAGAGAGCGACTCAGCTGCGGTCATGCCTGTAGAGGATGTGGTGGAGCACGGAGAGTCGGAGCCTCCGCCCCACCTATCTGCTCCGGGGAGCGTCTGGGAGAGCGCCGGGGAAGAGGATGGCGGCGGGGACCTGCTACACTTCTGCCCACAGTGTGGAGGAGGCTTCACTTCGGAGGCCGAGCTTGAGGAGCACCCGTGTCCACTAGGTGGCGCCCATTTACAGAGCAGCGGAGCAGAGGACAGTCTTTTCCCTTGCGCTCACTGCGGCAACACGTTCAGCCACGCCTGGGCTCTGAAGAACCACGAGTGCGCCTGTGCCGCCGAGCGGCCGCACTGCTGTGAGATCTGTGGAAAGCGTTTTACACACTCACGGTCGCTGGAGCGCCATCATCTGGTGCACACAGGTGAGAGGCCGCACCGTTGCCAGCACTGTGGACGCAGCTTTAGTCGCCTTGGTAATTTGGAACGGCACCAGCGGATTCACACAGGTGAACGTCCATACGGCTGTGAAGCATGCGGCAAGCGCTTCAGCCGCGTGGAATACCTAAAGAGACACCAACTCATACACAACAGCGAAAAGGCAACACTCCAGTGCTCCAACTGTGGAAGGGGCTTTAGTGATATGGAGCAACTGAAGAACCATCAGTGTTTTTAG
- the mif gene encoding macrophage migration inhibitory factor, with product MPMFVVNTNVARGDVPAALLSEATEELAKAMGKPAQYVSVHINPDQMMMFGGKGDPCALCFLYSIGKISGAANRQYSKLLCGLLNKHLGISPERMYINFMDMEAANVAWNSTTFG from the exons ATGCCGATGTTTGTAGTGAACACCAATGTTGCCAGAGGTGATGTACCGGCAGCTCTCCTGTCCGAGGCTACAGAGGAGCTGGCCAAAGCTATGGGAAAACCTGCACAG TACGTATCCGTGCACATCAACCCTGACCAAATGATGATGTTTGGAGGGAAGGGAGACCCCTGCGCACTCTGCTTCCTCTACAGCATTGGCAAGATCAGCGGTGCTGCCAACAGGCAATACTCTAAACTGCTGTGTGGACTGCTCAACAAACACCTGGGCATCTCTCCTGAAAG GATGTATATTAACTTTATGGACATGGAAGCAGCCAATGTGGCCTGGAACAGCACAACCTTTGGCTGA